In a genomic window of Virgibacillus sp. SK37:
- a CDS encoding bifunctional 3-deoxy-7-phosphoheptulonate synthase/chorismate mutase, translating into MKDLEQLREELDDVNLEILKLINQRALLVQDIGQIKTKQSMKRFDPVRERDMLDQITSQNDGPFEKATIEHIFKEIFKASLELQEDDHRKALLVSRKKKPEDTIIDIKGAKIGDGNTHYVIGPCAVESYEQVEKVAAAVKSKGIKLLRGGAFKPRTSPYDFQGLGIEGLQILKRAADKHGLAVVSEIVNPAHIEEALDYVDVIQIGARNMQNFELLKAAGDVNKPVLLKRGLSATISEFINAAEYINSRGNGNIILCERGIRTYEKATRNTLDISAVPILKQETHLPVMVDVTHSTGRRDLLLPTAKAALAIGADGVMAEVHPDPAVALSDSAQQMDIPMFDHFIEELKEMDQRIKLVGEKS; encoded by the coding sequence ATGAAGGATTTAGAGCAGTTGAGAGAAGAATTGGATGATGTGAACTTAGAGATTTTGAAGCTAATTAATCAAAGAGCATTGCTAGTGCAGGATATTGGGCAAATCAAAACTAAGCAAAGTATGAAGCGTTTTGATCCAGTAAGGGAAAGAGATATGCTTGACCAGATTACTTCCCAAAATGATGGCCCGTTTGAAAAAGCAACAATTGAACATATTTTTAAGGAAATATTCAAAGCGAGTTTAGAACTGCAGGAAGATGATCATCGAAAAGCTTTACTTGTTTCACGTAAAAAGAAACCGGAAGATACCATCATTGATATTAAAGGGGCTAAAATTGGAGACGGCAATACCCATTACGTTATAGGGCCATGTGCGGTAGAAAGCTACGAACAAGTAGAAAAAGTAGCTGCTGCTGTGAAAAGTAAAGGCATTAAGTTATTACGCGGGGGCGCATTCAAACCTAGAACGTCACCATATGACTTTCAAGGGTTAGGGATTGAAGGGTTACAAATCTTAAAGCGTGCTGCAGATAAACATGGACTGGCTGTTGTAAGTGAAATTGTTAACCCTGCTCATATTGAAGAAGCTCTTGATTATGTTGATGTGATCCAAATTGGGGCTAGAAATATGCAAAATTTTGAGTTGTTAAAGGCTGCAGGAGATGTGAATAAACCTGTATTATTAAAACGAGGGCTTTCTGCTACTATTTCTGAATTTATTAATGCAGCTGAATACATTAATTCAAGAGGAAATGGAAATATCATTCTTTGTGAACGTGGAATACGTACATATGAGAAGGCGACGAGAAATACGTTGGATATTTCGGCTGTGCCAATTTTAAAACAAGAAACCCATTTACCAGTAATGGTAGACGTAACACATTCCACAGGAAGAAGAGATTTACTGTTACCAACTGCTAAAGCCGCACTAGCAATTGGTGCAGATGGAGTAATGGCGGAGGTTCATCCGGATCCAGCTGTTGCTTTATCTGATTCCGCTCAACAGATGGACATACCAATGTTCGACCATTTTATTGAAGAATTAAAAGAAATGGATCAACGAATTAAATTGGTTGGAGAAAAAAGTTAA
- the ccpA gene encoding catabolite control protein A, whose protein sequence is MNITIYDVAREANVSMATVSRVVNGNPNVKPTTRKKVLATIERLGYRPNAVARGLASKKTTTVGAIIPDISSIFFAELARGIEDIATMYKYNIILSNSDQNKDKELQLINTMLEKQVDGIIFMGGDITEEHVQQFKTSSVPVVLAATYDENEDIPSVNIDYEEAAYEATKFLIEQGNNQPAFVSGQEDTHISLLKYNGYQRAIEESGTKVNEERIVKGDYSYDSGIEAINHLLQLEEKPTAVFVASDEMALGVIHGAQDKGYKVPEDIEVFGFDNTRLATMVRPTLSTIVQPMYDIGAVAMRLLTKFMNKEEVTDQKVVLPHRIEKRNSTK, encoded by the coding sequence ATGAATATAACAATTTATGATGTAGCAAGAGAGGCAAACGTATCCATGGCAACGGTTTCCCGTGTAGTTAACGGTAACCCCAATGTGAAGCCTACAACAAGAAAGAAAGTATTAGCAACAATTGAGAGATTAGGCTATCGTCCTAATGCCGTAGCAAGAGGGCTTGCGAGCAAAAAAACGACAACTGTCGGTGCAATTATTCCTGATATATCAAGTATCTTCTTTGCTGAGTTAGCAAGAGGGATTGAAGATATCGCAACAATGTATAAATATAATATTATACTAAGCAACTCTGACCAAAATAAAGATAAAGAACTTCAATTAATAAATACGATGCTGGAAAAGCAAGTAGATGGCATTATTTTTATGGGTGGAGACATAACAGAAGAGCATGTACAACAATTTAAAACATCTTCTGTTCCTGTGGTACTTGCTGCTACTTACGATGAAAATGAAGACATACCATCTGTAAATATAGATTATGAAGAAGCAGCCTATGAAGCAACCAAATTTCTAATAGAACAAGGAAATAATCAGCCTGCTTTTGTATCAGGGCAAGAAGATACACATATTAGCCTTTTGAAATATAATGGATACCAACGTGCAATAGAAGAATCCGGAACCAAGGTAAATGAGGAAAGAATAGTTAAAGGAGATTATTCTTATGACTCTGGAATAGAAGCGATTAATCACTTACTGCAGTTAGAAGAAAAACCGACTGCTGTTTTTGTTGCTTCCGATGAAATGGCACTGGGAGTAATACATGGTGCCCAGGATAAAGGCTACAAGGTTCCCGAAGATATCGAAGTATTCGGATTTGATAACACAAGACTTGCAACAATGGTACGTCCTACACTGTCAACAATCGTTCAACCAATGTATGACATTGGCGCAGTCGCAATGCGATTGTTAACGAAGTTTATGAATAAGGAAGAGGTTACAGATCAAAAGGTAGTTTTGCCACATCGAATTGAAAAAAGAAATTCAACAAAATAG
- the motP gene encoding flagellar motor protein MotP, translating to MRKRDILTPIGITLGFIMIMLAIMSKGGTAGASLFLDISSIFIVIGGLIASMLINFKMEQIKLTNKIISEAFHKNDLKLPELIRLFIRLSERARREGLLALENELEEVEDTFIRKGILLAVDGIEPEVIKDIMNAEITAMEDRHYRGRTLVEKAGEYAPAWGMIGTLVGLVLMLNNLQDPTALGPSMAVALLTTLYGTVLANLVFVPMASKLETKTEEEVFIKQIIIEGVIGVQSGQNPRILEEKLSAFLSNDVKDRQEEQGDSGFVEERINEA from the coding sequence ATGAGAAAACGAGATATATTGACTCCGATCGGCATAACATTAGGTTTTATTATGATCATGCTAGCAATAATGTCCAAGGGTGGTACTGCAGGCGCCTCACTTTTTCTAGACATATCATCAATCTTTATAGTGATTGGCGGTTTAATTGCTTCTATGTTAATTAATTTTAAAATGGAGCAAATAAAACTGACTAACAAAATAATCAGTGAAGCATTTCATAAAAACGATCTAAAATTACCTGAGCTTATTCGTTTGTTTATCCGGTTGTCTGAACGAGCTAGAAGAGAAGGACTTCTTGCACTCGAGAACGAACTCGAGGAGGTAGAAGATACTTTTATCCGTAAGGGAATTCTACTTGCTGTTGATGGCATTGAACCTGAGGTAATCAAGGATATTATGAATGCAGAGATAACCGCGATGGAAGATCGTCACTATAGAGGGAGAACGCTCGTGGAGAAGGCTGGGGAATATGCACCAGCCTGGGGCATGATTGGTACATTAGTTGGTCTTGTGCTTATGTTAAATAACCTTCAAGATCCAACAGCCTTGGGACCAAGCATGGCTGTAGCACTATTAACAACATTGTACGGTACCGTACTTGCTAATTTGGTATTTGTTCCTATGGCAAGTAAGTTGGAAACGAAAACGGAAGAAGAAGTATTTATTAAACAAATTATTATTGAGGGTGTTATTGGCGTTCAATCCGGCCAAAACCCACGAATTTTAGAAGAAAAACTTAGTGCATTTCTCTCCAATGATGTAAAAGACAGACAAGAAGAGCAAGGGGACTCTGGCTTCGTGGAGGAAAGAATCAATGAAGCGTAG
- the motS gene encoding flagellar motor protein MotS — translation MKRRVIKKKQNSGAPKWMVTYSDMVTLILVFFILLFSMSQIDLVKFDAISESFRNRMIFDFNPSPVPMENPTQSSSVKETGKESNEFEVPVELEEEQEEISETQSLNGLMDEIEKYLDKNELNNVISANRTERGVVLVLQEKILFDSGEAKIIDGGKPFLNKIGSLLNKMPNQVKVEGHTDSRPISNYRYPSNWELSGARASSVIRYLIDKNKFDESRFSSVGYADTRPLVPNTSSDNWKKNRRVEIVVLDEGATIKEGDNP, via the coding sequence ATGAAGCGTAGGGTGATTAAAAAAAAGCAAAATAGTGGTGCCCCAAAATGGATGGTTACATATTCAGATATGGTTACCCTGATTTTAGTATTTTTTATCTTATTGTTTTCCATGTCACAAATTGATTTAGTGAAATTTGATGCGATATCTGAATCCTTTCGAAATCGCATGATATTTGACTTTAATCCATCCCCAGTACCAATGGAGAATCCCACTCAAAGCTCCAGTGTAAAAGAAACAGGTAAAGAATCAAACGAGTTTGAAGTTCCTGTAGAGTTAGAAGAGGAACAGGAAGAGATTTCAGAAACTCAATCACTAAATGGACTAATGGATGAAATAGAGAAGTATTTGGATAAAAATGAATTAAATAACGTAATTTCTGCTAACAGGACAGAAAGAGGCGTTGTTTTAGTATTGCAGGAGAAAATTCTTTTTGATTCGGGAGAAGCTAAAATTATTGACGGCGGTAAACCTTTTCTTAATAAGATTGGCTCATTGCTAAATAAAATGCCTAATCAGGTAAAAGTGGAAGGGCATACGGACAGCAGGCCAATATCCAATTATCGCTACCCTTCTAACTGGGAACTTTCAGGAGCACGCGCAAGTAGTGTGATACGATACCTGATTGATAAAAACAAGTTTGATGAATCCCGCTTTTCTTCTGTTGGTTATGCTGACACTAGACCGTTGGTACCGAATACCTCTTCTGATAACTGGAAAAAGAATAGAAGAGTCGAGATAGTAGTTCTAGATGAGGGAGCTACAATAAAAGAAGGAGATAACCCATAA
- a CDS encoding acetoin utilization protein AcuC, with product MTCESAFVFAKEFLNYHFNEDHPFNQKRVLMAKELLEEIDHLKKSHIIPPRMATEEELALFHDPVYIEAVKKASKGQLTSEAGFEYGLGTDDTPIFPNMHEASSYLVGGTLTAVDAVLTGKNQHALNLGGGLHHGFKRKAAGFCIYNDSAVAIKYIREKYNLRVLYIDTDAHHGDGVQWAFYDDPNVCTFSIHETGRYLFPGTGNVNERGIKEGHGYSFNLPIDAFTEDDSFLHVYETALREITDFFQPDVIISQNGADAHCLDPLTHLCATMKIYEQIPLLAHELAHQYCGGKWIAVGGGGYDIWRVVPRAWAQVWNVMATGKPATGKLPATWLARWQQHSPVNLPLHWNDPHDMVPNIPRKTEITEKNAKLLESLLKYTKKMT from the coding sequence ATGACGTGCGAGTCAGCTTTTGTATTTGCTAAAGAATTCCTAAACTATCATTTTAATGAAGATCATCCATTCAATCAAAAACGGGTCCTTATGGCAAAAGAGTTGCTAGAGGAGATTGACCATTTAAAGAAATCACATATTATTCCTCCACGCATGGCCACAGAGGAGGAATTGGCGCTGTTTCACGATCCTGTCTATATTGAAGCAGTAAAAAAAGCAAGTAAGGGACAACTGACGTCAGAGGCTGGGTTTGAGTATGGTTTAGGAACAGATGATACACCAATATTCCCAAATATGCATGAAGCTTCAAGTTATTTAGTTGGTGGGACATTAACTGCAGTAGATGCTGTATTAACTGGAAAAAACCAACATGCTCTTAACCTGGGTGGTGGGCTTCATCATGGGTTTAAGAGAAAAGCAGCAGGATTTTGTATTTACAATGACAGTGCTGTAGCAATAAAATACATTAGAGAGAAATACAACTTAAGGGTGCTTTACATCGATACAGACGCACATCATGGAGACGGTGTTCAATGGGCCTTTTATGATGATCCTAATGTATGTACATTCTCTATTCATGAAACCGGCAGATATTTATTTCCAGGAACAGGTAATGTAAATGAAAGAGGTATCAAAGAAGGGCATGGCTATTCATTCAACCTGCCCATCGATGCCTTCACTGAAGATGACTCCTTCCTTCACGTCTATGAAACTGCTTTAAGGGAAATTACGGATTTCTTTCAGCCGGATGTAATTATTTCTCAAAATGGAGCTGATGCGCACTGTCTCGATCCATTGACACATTTATGTGCCACAATGAAAATTTATGAACAAATTCCATTGTTGGCACATGAGTTAGCACACCAATACTGTGGAGGGAAATGGATTGCAGTTGGTGGTGGAGGGTATGATATTTGGCGTGTCGTGCCACGGGCGTGGGCTCAAGTTTGGAATGTGATGGCCACAGGTAAACCGGCAACTGGTAAGCTTCCTGCCACTTGGTTAGCCCGATGGCAGCAACATTCTCCAGTGAATCTACCATTACATTGGAATGACCCGCATGATATGGTACCAAATATCCCTCGAAAAACAGAGATTACTGAAAAAAATGCTAAATTACTAGAAAGTCTGCTAAAATATACAAAAAAAATGACTTAA
- a CDS encoding acetoin utilization AcuB family protein, with amino-acid sequence MLVEEIMKTSVVTLSPTATIAEALQLLQKHRIRHIPIVNGDYQVIGIVSDRDVRDASPSVFDTNSISEELENEIQTIMSTPVVTIHPLDFVEEIARIFYDEEFAALPVVRDNNKLVGMVTEKDMLHTLIQLTGTHTQGSHIEVKVPHRPGILPEVTAVFGKRKTNIISVLVYPFKNDPNYKILVFRIQTMNPLPIINDLRTAGFELMWPNNVPEPKL; translated from the coding sequence TTGCTAGTTGAAGAAATAATGAAAACATCTGTGGTTACTTTATCGCCAACTGCTACAATTGCTGAAGCTTTACAATTATTACAAAAGCATAGAATTAGACATATCCCCATTGTGAATGGAGATTATCAAGTTATTGGAATTGTCTCCGATCGGGACGTTCGCGATGCTAGTCCTTCGGTTTTTGATACGAACTCTATATCAGAAGAACTTGAAAATGAAATCCAAACAATTATGAGCACACCTGTTGTTACTATACATCCTTTAGATTTCGTAGAGGAGATTGCCCGGATTTTTTATGATGAAGAATTCGCAGCACTTCCAGTTGTGCGGGATAACAATAAACTTGTTGGAATGGTAACAGAAAAAGATATGCTTCACACCTTAATCCAGTTAACAGGAACACACACGCAAGGTTCTCATATTGAAGTAAAAGTCCCCCATCGCCCCGGCATATTACCGGAGGTTACTGCAGTTTTTGGAAAAAGAAAAACAAATATAATTTCTGTACTTGTATACCCTTTTAAAAATGACCCAAATTATAAAATATTGGTTTTTCGTATCCAAACAATGAATCCGCTACCAATTATAAATGATCTCCGCACTGCAGGCTTTGAGTTAATGTGGCCAAATAACGTACCGGAGCCAAAACTATGA
- a CDS encoding GNAT family N-acetyltransferase has protein sequence MEHTKNYHSLTKHTADEAITIEGPLSSVELKKYHFHEHLTAFRPAPKQFEAIQSIADFPEGRLIIARTEDTIVGYVTYLHPDPLERWSEFNMEELIELGAIEVIPAYRGAKIASNLLKVSMLDEYMENYIVISTEYYWHWDLDRTRLSIWDYRKVMEKMMAAGGLVPAPTDDPEIISHPANCLMVRIGKNVSQASVERFDTLRFLKRHQYRNMREGF, from the coding sequence TTGGAGCATACGAAAAACTACCATTCCTTAACAAAGCACACAGCAGACGAAGCAATTACCATTGAAGGTCCTTTATCCTCAGTTGAATTAAAAAAATACCATTTTCATGAGCATTTAACAGCATTCCGACCAGCGCCTAAACAGTTTGAAGCTATCCAAAGTATAGCTGATTTCCCGGAAGGACGCCTTATTATTGCACGTACGGAAGACACGATAGTTGGATATGTAACTTATTTGCATCCAGACCCTCTGGAAAGGTGGTCTGAATTTAATATGGAAGAACTCATTGAATTGGGAGCTATCGAAGTAATCCCTGCTTATCGCGGGGCAAAAATTGCATCCAATTTATTAAAGGTATCCATGCTAGATGAATATATGGAGAATTATATTGTTATCTCTACAGAGTATTACTGGCATTGGGATCTTGACAGAACTCGTCTAAGTATTTGGGATTATCGAAAAGTCATGGAAAAGATGATGGCTGCTGGAGGGCTTGTACCTGCCCCAACAGACGATCCAGAAATAATATCCCATCCGGCAAATTGTCTAATGGTACGCATTGGCAAAAATGTATCCCAGGCCTCTGTAGAAAGATTTGACACCCTACGTTTTTTGAAAAGACATCAATATCGTAATATGAGGGAGGGGTTTTAA
- a CDS encoding transglycosylase domain-containing protein yields the protein MDFKQLFQKYSNKFKHLWKTGKVQKSSRVTYDVVWNVILFFLIISFIGMFFAGGIGAGYFASLVKDEPIRNKEAMKKDIYNYEETTSLYFADKIYLGDVRSDIHREETSLDKISPTLIDAVIATEDEYFEEHKGVVPKAIVRAIMQEALNSDVKTGGSTLTQQLIKNQILTNEVSFERKAKEILLALRLERFFEKDEILEAYLNIVPYGRNASGQNIAGIQTAAQGIFGLNADEVNLAQAAYLAGLPQSPSAYTPFANGGELKEENGLQPGINRMKTVLNRMFEAEYISEKQYKEALAYDIKSDFAKGKKSPIEEYPYLTVEIQERAKDIIKEYLIEKDGYTLKDVENNKKLNEEYSILAERSIETDGFHIYSTIDKKIYDVFQKVAKNYEHYGPDRTFTDTDPETGKTVEITEKVQTGAVLRENSTGKIISFVGGRGHEDNQNRHATETLRSPGSTIKPLLDYAPAMEKGYIQPGSVLADYAKKLPGWEYNKPSNYGGGHYGIVSARKALTNSYNMPAAEIYTRMIHENPAKEYLVNKMGISTLTKKEQAYPSLAIGATDKGITVEENVSAFSTFGNNGKFVDGYMIEKITTNDGDVIYQHETKPTDVFSPQTTYLTVDMMRDVINQGTGAYLKSQLSNGGVDWAGKTGTSQDYKDAWFIATNPNVTFGTWIGYDTPHSIYNTGMSLSYSQRNIKLWAQLINSAAEIKPELITPSDRFKRPDGIVSRSYCAISGMLPSELCAKAGLVKSDLFNVKYVPTKKDDSLIGGSYVTVNGKAVVAGPNTPSEFVKGDGLAFNPEWLKRNGYDNLSDLSQLYPRTETEKWNKISGPSGGKVGSAIKDDGKSPAAPSSLSKSGGKLTWSKSGSNDVVGYRIYKANAGGDLSLVGSTVDTSYQIGGGNAVYRVKAVDYFGRESSPSKELIVGDTTKKEPEKPDKNQDKKKDEKKPDDKKDENKDKKDKEEQNDPKPDDENQDSEASDENNGGEANDSDNEENANP from the coding sequence ATGGATTTCAAGCAATTATTTCAAAAATATAGTAACAAATTCAAACACTTGTGGAAAACAGGAAAGGTTCAAAAGTCTTCGCGGGTTACCTATGATGTAGTTTGGAATGTTATTCTATTCTTTCTGATTATTAGTTTCATAGGTATGTTCTTTGCAGGAGGAATTGGAGCTGGCTACTTTGCCTCATTAGTAAAAGATGAACCAATTCGAAACAAAGAAGCGATGAAAAAAGACATATATAATTATGAAGAAACTACAAGTCTCTATTTTGCTGATAAAATTTATTTGGGCGATGTGCGATCCGACATACATAGAGAAGAGACCTCGTTAGATAAAATATCACCAACCTTAATTGATGCAGTAATTGCTACGGAAGATGAATATTTTGAAGAACATAAAGGAGTAGTTCCAAAAGCAATCGTAAGAGCTATTATGCAGGAAGCTCTTAATTCCGATGTTAAGACTGGTGGTAGTACATTAACTCAGCAGTTAATTAAAAACCAAATCCTAACTAACGAAGTATCTTTTGAGAGGAAAGCAAAAGAAATACTTCTTGCCTTAAGATTAGAACGTTTCTTTGAAAAAGACGAGATCCTGGAAGCATATTTGAACATCGTTCCATATGGTAGAAATGCTTCCGGTCAAAACATCGCTGGTATTCAAACAGCTGCTCAAGGTATATTCGGTTTAAATGCGGACGAAGTAAACTTGGCACAGGCAGCATATCTGGCCGGCCTGCCACAAAGCCCTTCCGCTTATACACCTTTTGCAAATGGGGGCGAGTTGAAAGAAGAAAATGGTTTGCAGCCTGGAATAAACAGAATGAAAACTGTACTCAATAGAATGTTTGAAGCAGAATATATTTCAGAAAAGCAATACAAAGAAGCTTTAGCATACGATATTAAATCAGATTTCGCCAAAGGCAAGAAATCACCAATTGAGGAATACCCATACTTGACTGTGGAAATACAAGAAAGAGCAAAAGATATTATAAAAGAATATCTAATTGAAAAAGATGGATACACATTGAAAGATGTGGAAAACAATAAAAAATTAAATGAAGAATATTCAATTCTCGCGGAACGATCTATTGAAACTGACGGGTTTCACATCTACTCAACAATAGACAAGAAAATTTACGATGTGTTTCAAAAAGTAGCAAAGAACTACGAGCATTATGGACCTGACCGTACATTTACCGATACTGATCCGGAAACCGGCAAAACAGTGGAAATAACTGAAAAAGTCCAAACCGGGGCTGTATTAAGAGAAAATAGTACAGGTAAAATTATTAGCTTTGTAGGTGGCCGTGGCCATGAGGACAATCAAAATAGACATGCAACTGAAACACTCCGGTCACCAGGTAGTACGATTAAACCACTGTTAGATTATGCTCCCGCTATGGAGAAAGGATATATTCAGCCTGGTTCGGTTCTAGCTGACTATGCAAAGAAGTTGCCCGGTTGGGAATATAACAAGCCTAGTAACTACGGGGGCGGACATTATGGAATAGTATCTGCAAGAAAAGCACTTACTAATTCATATAACATGCCCGCAGCTGAAATTTACACAAGGATGATTCATGAAAACCCTGCAAAAGAATATTTAGTAAATAAAATGGGAATTAGTACGTTAACCAAAAAAGAGCAGGCATATCCTTCATTAGCCATCGGGGCTACTGATAAAGGAATTACAGTTGAAGAGAACGTGAGTGCTTTTTCCACCTTTGGAAATAACGGTAAGTTTGTTGATGGTTATATGATTGAAAAAATAACTACAAATGACGGTGATGTAATTTACCAACATGAAACAAAGCCAACTGACGTGTTTTCACCACAAACAACGTATTTAACTGTCGATATGATGCGTGATGTTATAAATCAAGGAACTGGCGCATATTTAAAATCCCAGCTAAGCAATGGTGGCGTTGATTGGGCAGGTAAAACAGGAACATCCCAGGATTATAAAGATGCATGGTTTATTGCAACAAATCCAAATGTGACGTTTGGTACGTGGATTGGTTACGATACACCACACTCCATATACAATACTGGAATGTCTCTAAGCTATAGCCAACGAAATATTAAACTATGGGCACAGTTAATAAATAGCGCTGCAGAAATTAAACCAGAGCTTATCACACCTTCTGACCGATTCAAGCGTCCGGATGGCATTGTAAGTAGAAGCTATTGTGCGATATCCGGAATGTTACCATCTGAACTTTGTGCAAAAGCCGGGTTAGTTAAAAGTGACCTATTTAACGTCAAGTATGTTCCTACTAAAAAGGATGATAGTCTAATCGGCGGCAGCTATGTAACGGTTAATGGTAAAGCTGTCGTAGCAGGGCCAAATACGCCAAGTGAGTTTGTAAAAGGTGACGGCTTAGCATTTAATCCAGAATGGTTAAAACGCAATGGTTATGATAATCTTAGTGATCTTTCGCAACTTTATCCAAGGACAGAAACGGAAAAGTGGAATAAAATCAGCGGACCAAGTGGCGGCAAGGTTGGAAGTGCCATAAAAGATGATGGAAAATCCCCTGCAGCACCATCCTCTCTTTCTAAATCAGGTGGTAAGTTGACATGGAGTAAATCGGGGAGCAATGATGTAGTCGGCTATCGTATTTATAAAGCAAACGCTGGCGGAGATTTATCCCTTGTCGGGAGCACAGTAGATACTTCCTATCAAATAGGCGGCGGTAACGCGGTATATCGGGTAAAAGCGGTAGACTATTTTGGCAGGGAGTCTTCCCCTTCCAAAGAACTGATTGTTGGAGATACAACTAAAAAGGAACCAGAAAAACCAGACAAGAATCAGGATAAGAAAAAAGATGAAAAAAAACCTGATGACAAAAAAGACGAAAATAAGGATAAGAAAGATAAAGAAGAGCAGAACGATCCTAAACCAGATGATGAGAACCAAGATTCAGAAGCATCAGATGAAAATAATGGCGGAGAAGCCAACGATAGTGATAATGAGGAAAATGCCAATCCATAA
- the tyrS gene encoding tyrosine--tRNA ligase yields MDILQDLEKRGLIHQTTDREGLEKHLAENQVTLYCGFDPTADSLHIGHLLPITMLKRFQKAGHKPIALVGGGTGMIGDPSGRTSERSLNEAHVVKGFSEKIRQQIAKLVEFDQGDNPVVSRNNHDWLSNMTIIDFLRDAGKHFGINYMLAKESVSARIEQGITYTEFSYMILQSLDFLKLYEQENCTLQIGGSDQWGNITAGMELIRRSREQENEDIKVFGLTVPLITKADGTKFGKTAGGAVWLDPEKTSPYEFYQFWVNTDDRDVIKFLRYFTFISDEEIAELENEVNNQPEKRVAQRRLAEEMTKEVHSQEALEQAQKISAALFSGDIKELTATEIKQGFKDVPSYKASKNDIALIELLVDASISSSKRQAREDVTNGAVYINGERQQELDYVISKQDRIDDMFTVIRRGKKKYFLIDFS; encoded by the coding sequence ATGGATATTTTGCAGGATTTAGAAAAAAGAGGGTTAATTCATCAAACAACGGACAGAGAAGGACTGGAAAAACACTTGGCAGAAAACCAAGTTACCTTATATTGTGGGTTTGATCCTACAGCTGACAGCCTTCATATTGGTCATCTACTACCAATCACTATGTTAAAACGATTCCAAAAAGCCGGGCATAAACCAATTGCACTTGTTGGTGGCGGTACAGGGATGATAGGTGATCCAAGCGGTCGTACGAGTGAACGTTCTTTGAATGAAGCCCATGTGGTTAAAGGGTTTAGTGAAAAAATAAGGCAGCAAATCGCTAAACTTGTTGAGTTTGACCAGGGAGATAACCCGGTAGTTTCACGTAACAATCATGATTGGTTATCTAATATGACGATAATTGATTTTCTAAGAGATGCAGGGAAACATTTTGGTATAAACTATATGCTTGCAAAAGAATCCGTATCAGCAAGGATTGAACAAGGGATTACGTACACAGAGTTCAGTTATATGATTTTGCAATCTCTTGACTTCCTTAAGCTATATGAACAAGAAAATTGTACTTTGCAAATTGGCGGAAGTGATCAATGGGGAAATATTACAGCAGGCATGGAACTAATTCGCCGGTCTCGCGAGCAGGAAAACGAAGATATTAAAGTGTTCGGTCTTACGGTTCCTCTAATCACAAAAGCAGATGGGACAAAATTTGGGAAAACAGCAGGTGGTGCCGTGTGGCTTGACCCTGAAAAAACCTCTCCATATGAATTCTACCAATTTTGGGTTAATACAGATGATCGAGATGTAATTAAGTTCTTACGTTACTTTACATTTATTTCAGATGAAGAAATCGCAGAGTTGGAAAATGAAGTAAATAATCAACCTGAAAAAAGGGTAGCTCAAAGACGGTTGGCAGAGGAAATGACTAAAGAGGTTCATAGTCAGGAGGCTCTTGAGCAGGCCCAAAAAATCTCAGCCGCATTGTTCAGTGGAGATATAAAAGAATTAACTGCTACAGAAATCAAACAAGGATTTAAGGACGTACCATCATACAAAGCTTCTAAAAATGACATTGCTTTAATAGAATTGCTTGTTGATGCTTCCATTTCTTCATCTAAAAGACAGGCAAGAGAAGATGTTACCAATGGGGCTGTCTATATTAATGGAGAACGACAACAGGAACTAGACTATGTAATAAGTAAGCAGGATCGTATTGATGATATGTTTACTGTTATCCGAAGAGGTAAAAAGAAATATTTTTTAATTGATTTTAGTTAA